A single genomic interval of Selenobaculum gibii harbors:
- a CDS encoding acetyl-CoA carboxylase biotin carboxylase subunit, which translates to MFKRLLIANRGEIAVRIIRACQELGIETVAVYSEADKNAMHVQLADLSYCIGPADATQSYLNMEAILTAAAATKAEAIHPGYGFLSENADFAEKVTDSGLVWVGPLAETIRQVGDKDVAREAMLAAGLPMTKGSKPLKNNEEAPILAEEVGYPVIIKPVSGGGGKSMFVINNENELLNTLQIIDVTKVPFYFEHYIAQSRHIEVQIMADNYGNIIHLGERECSVQRRNQKILEESPSTALTKDMRERIGALAIKAAKSVHYTNVGTVEFLMDVKTGEFFFMEINPRIQVEHAITEAVTGVDLVRRQIRIAAGEPLNKDQNDIKIVGHAIECRINAEDPDNNFIPSPGMIDFYHEPGGPRVRVDSGVSAGLAVEPYYDSLIAKVVVHGRTRGDAIKIMQRALNEFRIDGVKTTTELHKRILADTCFCTGNIDTQFIKKRLPVYEQTPPKPKLKDTQKELANNLQKLEQYYI; encoded by the coding sequence ATGTTCAAACGACTCCTTATCGCAAACAGAGGCGAAATTGCGGTCAGAATTATCCGTGCCTGTCAGGAGCTGGGGATTGAAACAGTTGCTGTCTATTCAGAAGCTGATAAAAACGCTATGCATGTGCAGCTTGCCGATTTATCTTATTGTATTGGTCCAGCTGACGCAACGCAAAGCTATTTGAATATGGAAGCAATCCTTACAGCTGCTGCGGCAACAAAAGCCGAAGCAATCCATCCCGGGTATGGTTTTCTCTCTGAAAACGCTGACTTTGCTGAAAAAGTTACAGATTCAGGTTTAGTATGGGTAGGACCTTTAGCGGAAACAATCCGTCAAGTTGGTGACAAAGACGTAGCAAGAGAAGCGATGCTTGCTGCTGGTCTTCCAATGACTAAAGGGAGCAAACCATTAAAAAATAATGAAGAAGCACCAATTCTTGCAGAAGAAGTTGGTTATCCTGTAATCATTAAACCGGTTTCTGGTGGCGGCGGAAAATCCATGTTCGTCATTAACAACGAAAACGAATTACTTAATACATTACAAATTATCGACGTAACAAAAGTACCATTCTATTTTGAACATTATATTGCCCAATCTCGTCATATTGAAGTACAAATTATGGCTGATAATTATGGCAATATCATTCATTTAGGGGAACGCGAATGTTCTGTACAACGCCGCAATCAAAAAATACTTGAAGAATCACCATCTACAGCGCTTACAAAAGATATGCGTGAACGAATTGGCGCCTTAGCAATTAAAGCCGCAAAAAGCGTTCACTATACGAATGTAGGTACCGTAGAATTTTTAATGGATGTAAAAACCGGTGAGTTTTTCTTTATGGAAATTAATCCGCGCATTCAAGTTGAACACGCTATAACAGAAGCAGTCACTGGTGTAGACTTAGTTCGTCGCCAGATCAGAATTGCTGCTGGCGAACCGCTTAATAAAGATCAAAATGATATTAAAATTGTTGGTCATGCAATTGAATGTAGAATCAATGCCGAAGATCCTGATAATAACTTTATTCCATCTCCAGGCATGATTGATTTCTATCATGAGCCGGGGGGGCCACGCGTTCGCGTTGACAGTGGTGTATCTGCCGGTCTTGCCGTAGAACCTTATTATGATTCTTTAATTGCAAAAGTAGTCGTCCACGGTCGTACGCGTGGTGATGCAATAAAAATTATGCAACGTGCATTGAATGAGTTCCGTATCGATGGAGTAAAAACAACGACCGAACTTCATAAACGCATTCTTGCTGATACTTGTTTCTGCACTGGAAATATTGATACACAATTTATCAAAAAACGTCTTCCTGTGTACGAGCAAACTCCACCAAAGCCAAAACTTAAAGATACACAAAAAGAATTGGCAAATAATCTTCAAAAACTAGAACAATATTATATCTAG
- a CDS encoding transketolase, with product MDFLELEKKAKQIRINIIEMLAEAGSGHPGGSLSMTDILTVLYFDKMNVRPSEPKWEDRDRLVLSKGHGAPGLYGTLAEKGFFPKEELMKLRKCGEMLQGHPDMKGTPGIDMSTGSLGQGLSVANGMAIAGKLDKKDYRVYAICGDGEIQEGQIWEAAMSASHYKLDNLTVFIDNNGLQIDGSNSEVMGVDPIGDKFKAFGWHVIEIDGHDLKQISAAVDMAKTLKDKPTAIVAKTVKGKGVSFMENQVSWHGSAPNQEQKEQAIAELKRGVQA from the coding sequence ATGGATTTTCTTGAATTAGAAAAGAAGGCTAAGCAGATTAGAATTAATATTATTGAAATGTTAGCGGAAGCAGGTTCCGGACATCCAGGTGGTTCTTTATCCATGACTGATATTTTAACAGTATTATATTTTGATAAAATGAATGTTCGTCCATCTGAGCCAAAATGGGAAGATCGTGACCGTTTAGTTTTATCTAAAGGTCATGGTGCGCCTGGTTTATATGGTACATTGGCGGAAAAAGGCTTTTTCCCTAAGGAAGAGTTGATGAAACTCCGTAAATGTGGTGAAATGTTACAAGGTCATCCAGATATGAAAGGTACTCCAGGGATTGACATGTCAACAGGATCCCTTGGGCAAGGCTTATCCGTAGCAAATGGTATGGCAATTGCAGGAAAATTAGACAAAAAAGATTATCGTGTTTATGCAATCTGTGGTGATGGTGAAATTCAAGAAGGCCAAATTTGGGAAGCGGCAATGAGTGCTTCGCATTATAAATTAGATAATTTAACTGTATTTATTGATAATAACGGTTTGCAAATTGATGGTTCAAATAGTGAAGTTATGGGTGTAGATCCAATTGGAGATAAGTTTAAAGCGTTCGGTTGGCATGTAATTGAAATTGATGGACATGATTTAAAACAGATTAGTGCAGCTGTTGATATGGCAAAAACGCTGAAAGATAAACCAACTGCAATCGTTGCAAAAACGGTAAAAGGTAAAGGCGTATCTTTCATGGAAAACCAAGTGAGCTGGCATGGTTCTGCGCCGAATCAAGAACAAAAAGAACAAGCAATCGCTGAGTTAAAAAGAGGTGTTCAAGCATGA
- a CDS encoding sigma 54-interacting transcriptional regulator yields MKKIDLIMQCIENELCLDSFLKRIEARENPGITANFIQDKLGIIRNNASTLLNQLWKEHKLIKINTRPVSFIPVSLILNSAANKSPKDTYTLEELYQLVNYVETKESVDPFAKLLGNNNSLMNQIGQAKAAIVYPPKGLHTLILGESGVGKTTFACAMHEYGMQIRQKTKEEYPFVTFNCADYFNNPQLLLSQLFGHAKNAFTGADKDKVGLVEKANGGILFLDEIHRLPPDGQEMLFYLIDKGEYNRLGEIGIRRSSNVLIIAATTEDPSDTLLATFIRRIPVNITLPSFHEKPIGERVEIVDHFFYCEALNLNRKIMIAPEVLKSLAIFEFRIGNIGQLRSEVKLLCAKAFLQHLQNQKEIIIDFQMLNREIREVLFDYAKLDNNIKNYLNMFSEDIVIFPVKERESFTFDLKNNIYEVILKKLDSLKKQGIDQELIHAELSDEVENHFKQVMDKFNNTRTNIQNLYKIVPKETVDTATLLIELAQDQLKTKLNNKFIFGLSFHLQALFKRIEEQKIIFNPHLQSIKESHPKEYQAAELLVNQLSTSFAMKIPEDEKGFLTLLLVHNKVESPQDEKIGLIIVCHGDSTASSIANVVNALLNTEWVKAIDMPLSTTISETYQKVRTAAIAVNRGKGVLLLVDMGSLLTFAEKLRNDAGIYSRVIDYVSTPLALEALRNILYKLDDIDTLYTTLTQKINHTFEPATDTKQPAILSVCATGEGSSKMAKSILETLLEENHLATIPILVTNTTEVKNKMLEYTKAYNILAIVGNANPNLGIPYFPIHQLLEPTFQKKFIQVLSGGIEIAQTTLIPPKSIYDKSQALLEQYVKYINPKFAIKHIKKFLEQINYTTKNDNDAIDFIVHMGCMLDRCRHNYFVQFDDRDTFIKTHKKEFDKVRFAVNLLAKEYQVTINDDEVCYILKILWR; encoded by the coding sequence ATGAAAAAAATTGATCTAATTATGCAGTGCATAGAAAATGAGCTTTGTCTCGACTCATTTCTTAAACGGATTGAGGCAAGAGAAAACCCAGGAATTACCGCTAACTTTATTCAAGACAAACTCGGTATCATTCGAAATAATGCCAGCACGTTGTTGAATCAATTATGGAAAGAGCATAAGCTAATTAAAATTAATACTCGTCCCGTTTCATTTATCCCGGTATCCCTTATTCTTAATTCAGCAGCGAACAAATCCCCAAAAGATACTTATACACTAGAAGAACTTTACCAACTAGTAAATTATGTAGAAACTAAAGAAAGTGTCGACCCTTTCGCCAAACTCCTCGGCAATAATAACAGTCTGATGAATCAAATCGGACAAGCAAAAGCTGCCATCGTTTATCCACCAAAAGGCTTGCATACATTAATTCTCGGCGAAAGCGGTGTCGGTAAAACGACTTTTGCCTGTGCAATGCATGAATACGGAATGCAAATTCGTCAAAAAACGAAAGAAGAATATCCTTTTGTTACATTTAACTGCGCTGACTACTTTAATAACCCGCAACTTCTATTATCCCAACTATTTGGTCATGCCAAAAATGCTTTTACTGGCGCTGATAAAGATAAAGTTGGTCTCGTAGAAAAAGCGAATGGGGGAATCCTATTTCTAGATGAAATCCATCGATTACCTCCCGATGGGCAAGAAATGCTCTTTTATTTAATTGATAAAGGCGAATATAATCGCCTAGGCGAAATTGGTATAAGACGCAGCAGCAATGTTTTGATTATCGCTGCGACCACAGAAGACCCGAGTGATACTTTGCTAGCAACATTCATTCGACGTATTCCAGTTAATATTACCCTTCCTTCCTTTCATGAAAAACCAATCGGCGAAAGAGTTGAAATCGTTGACCATTTCTTCTATTGTGAAGCATTAAATCTGAACCGAAAGATTATGATCGCCCCAGAAGTTCTTAAAAGTTTAGCGATTTTTGAATTTCGTATAGGCAATATCGGACAATTGCGCTCTGAAGTAAAATTGCTCTGTGCCAAAGCTTTTCTCCAACACTTACAAAACCAAAAAGAAATTATTATCGACTTTCAAATGCTCAACCGTGAAATTCGCGAAGTTTTATTTGACTATGCAAAGCTGGATAACAATATAAAAAATTATCTTAATATGTTTTCCGAAGATATCGTAATCTTTCCCGTAAAAGAGCGAGAATCGTTTACCTTTGATTTAAAAAATAATATCTATGAAGTAATTCTAAAGAAACTTGATTCACTCAAAAAACAAGGAATTGATCAAGAGCTAATTCATGCCGAGCTTAGTGATGAAGTCGAAAATCACTTCAAGCAAGTTATGGATAAATTCAACAACACCCGCACCAATATCCAGAACCTTTACAAGATTGTGCCAAAGGAGACTGTAGATACAGCAACTTTATTAATTGAACTCGCACAAGATCAACTCAAAACCAAACTAAACAATAAATTTATTTTCGGCCTTTCCTTCCACTTGCAAGCATTATTCAAACGGATTGAAGAGCAAAAAATTATTTTCAATCCGCATCTCCAAAGCATTAAAGAATCCCACCCAAAAGAATACCAAGCGGCCGAACTTCTCGTAAATCAACTTTCAACCTCGTTTGCGATGAAAATTCCTGAAGACGAAAAAGGATTTCTCACCTTATTGCTTGTCCATAACAAAGTGGAATCACCACAAGATGAAAAAATCGGACTGATTATCGTCTGTCACGGTGATAGTACTGCAAGTAGTATCGCTAATGTAGTAAACGCTCTGCTAAATACCGAATGGGTCAAAGCAATCGATATGCCATTAAGCACAACAATTTCCGAAACTTATCAAAAAGTCCGTACAGCTGCAATTGCGGTCAATCGAGGCAAAGGCGTCTTATTACTTGTAGATATGGGATCACTTTTAACCTTCGCTGAAAAACTTCGTAATGATGCCGGAATCTACAGCCGAGTAATAGATTACGTATCAACCCCACTTGCATTGGAAGCTTTACGCAATATCCTTTATAAATTAGATGATATTGACACACTTTATACAACGTTAACACAAAAAATCAATCATACCTTTGAGCCAGCCACCGATACAAAACAACCTGCAATCTTATCGGTTTGCGCTACTGGCGAAGGTTCTAGTAAAATGGCAAAATCAATCTTAGAAACACTCCTTGAGGAAAATCATCTAGCCACAATCCCTATACTTGTTACAAATACAACAGAAGTCAAAAATAAGATGCTAGAATATACAAAGGCCTACAATATTCTCGCCATCGTAGGAAATGCTAACCCGAACCTTGGCATCCCCTATTTTCCAATTCATCAATTACTAGAACCAACCTTTCAAAAGAAATTTATCCAAGTCTTATCTGGCGGAATTGAAATAGCACAAACGACATTAATTCCACCAAAATCAATTTATGACAAATCTCAAGCCCTCCTTGAACAATACGTAAAATATATTAATCCCAAATTTGCTATCAAACACATCAAAAAATTTCTTGAACAAATCAACTACACTACAAAAAACGACAATGATGCAATTGATTTTATTGTTCATATGGGATGCATGCTCGATCGCTGCCGGCACAATTACTTCGTCCAATTCGATGACCGTGACACCTTCATCAAAACACATAAAAAAGAATTCGATAAAGTTCGTTTTGCCGTTAATCTTTTGGCAAAAGAATATCAAGTAACCATTAACGATGATGAAGTTTGCTATATTTTAAAAATTCTTTGGCGCTGA
- the uvrC gene encoding excinuclease ABC subunit UvrC: MNNKVQEKLQLLPDKPGVYLMKDVNSKIIYVGKAVILKNRVRQYFQSSRNHSTKVQSMVAKIDDFEYIITGSEIEALILECNLIKKHHPKYNISLRDDKTYPYIKVTINEIYPRVFITRRVQKDGARYFGPYTNVGAVHDSLKVLKKLFPLRSCKRLDAVRPCLEYHIKRCLAPCAGKISPEEYQAMIKSVCLFLEGRSEAVEDHIKEQMEEAAENFEFELAAKLRDQLTSVAKITEKQNIITGSGDQDALGMARSDLGICMQVFFIRSGKMVGRDHFLLKGTEEESDEAALTAFLKQYYNQVTFIPREILLPMEIEEQELVADWLSGVKQAKVAVDTPKRGTKKDVVQMANNNAALVLKEQQMKLSVEHAKTLGAVEELGKYLYLPKPPNRMECFDISHIQGAETVASMVVFEGGIPKKSDYRRYKIKTAEGKPDDFKSMREVVGRRYGEASPEELPDLIIIDGGKGQLSSALEIIRGAGHTKVPVVGLAKQFEYIFTEGESEPVILPRNSQALYLIERIRDEAHRFAITYHRKLRSKRNMVSVLDHIVGIGPKRRQVLWTHFGSIEKIKAATVEEMASLDGMNFTSAQAVYNFFASRVNFE, from the coding sequence ATGAATAATAAGGTGCAAGAAAAGTTACAATTATTACCTGATAAACCCGGGGTCTATCTCATGAAAGATGTAAACTCTAAGATAATTTATGTTGGTAAAGCGGTCATATTAAAAAATCGTGTCAGACAGTACTTTCAGAGTAGTCGAAATCATTCTACGAAAGTACAATCTATGGTTGCTAAGATTGATGATTTTGAATATATTATTACTGGTTCAGAGATTGAAGCTTTGATTTTAGAATGTAACTTAATCAAGAAACATCATCCGAAATATAACATCAGTCTGCGAGATGATAAAACATATCCATACATCAAAGTTACCATAAATGAAATTTATCCTAGAGTGTTTATTACGCGGCGTGTACAAAAAGACGGGGCTCGCTATTTTGGACCTTATACGAATGTAGGAGCGGTGCACGATAGTTTGAAAGTGTTAAAAAAACTATTTCCGCTAAGAAGTTGTAAGCGATTAGATGCTGTTCGTCCCTGTTTGGAATATCATATTAAACGTTGTTTAGCACCATGTGCGGGGAAAATAAGTCCTGAAGAGTATCAAGCGATGATAAAAAGTGTGTGCCTGTTTTTAGAGGGGCGTAGCGAAGCAGTGGAAGATCACATAAAAGAACAAATGGAAGAGGCAGCAGAAAATTTTGAATTTGAATTGGCTGCAAAACTAAGAGATCAGTTAACATCAGTTGCAAAGATTACGGAAAAACAAAATATAATTACAGGTTCAGGCGATCAAGATGCCCTTGGGATGGCGCGTTCGGATCTCGGTATTTGCATGCAGGTATTTTTTATTCGCAGTGGGAAGATGGTAGGGAGAGATCACTTCTTATTAAAAGGGACAGAAGAAGAAAGTGACGAAGCTGCACTAACTGCATTTTTGAAACAATATTATAATCAAGTGACGTTTATTCCACGTGAAATATTATTACCAATGGAAATCGAAGAGCAAGAGCTGGTCGCAGATTGGCTCAGCGGAGTCAAACAAGCAAAGGTTGCCGTAGATACACCAAAACGAGGCACGAAAAAAGATGTTGTGCAAATGGCAAATAACAATGCGGCACTTGTGTTAAAAGAGCAGCAAATGAAATTATCGGTAGAGCATGCGAAAACATTAGGAGCAGTAGAAGAGTTGGGAAAATATCTGTATTTACCTAAACCGCCAAATCGTATGGAGTGTTTTGATATTTCTCATATTCAAGGGGCGGAAACTGTTGCTTCGATGGTAGTTTTTGAAGGGGGAATCCCAAAGAAAAGCGATTACAGGCGCTATAAAATTAAGACGGCAGAAGGAAAGCCAGATGATTTCAAATCTATGCGCGAAGTTGTCGGTAGGCGGTATGGAGAAGCTTCGCCAGAGGAGCTACCAGATTTAATTATCATTGATGGTGGTAAAGGACAACTGAGTTCCGCACTTGAAATTATTCGCGGGGCAGGTCATACAAAAGTTCCTGTAGTTGGACTTGCTAAACAATTTGAATATATTTTTACAGAGGGGGAGAGTGAGCCTGTAATTTTACCGCGAAATTCGCAAGCGCTTTACTTAATTGAACGAATTCGTGATGAAGCACATCGTTTTGCAATTACGTATCATCGCAAGCTGCGCAGTAAGCGCAATATGGTATCTGTTCTTGACCATATCGTTGGGATTGGCCCAAAGCGGCGACAAGTTTTATGGACACATTTTGGTTCAATTGAAAAAATAAAAGCGGCAACGGTAGAGGAGATGGCATCGCTTGATGGCATGAATTTTACCTCGGCACAAGCTGTATATAATTTCTTTGCTAGTCGTGTGAATTTTGAATAA
- a CDS encoding transketolase family protein, with protein MSVATRQSYSEAIVELSNNPSIVVLDADLAAATKSGAFKKACPERFFDMGIAEQDMICTAAGLATCGKIPFASTFAMFAAGRAFEQIRNSVAYPKLNVKIAVTHAGITVGEDGGSHQAIEDISLMRSIPNMVVLNPADDAEAKQAVKAAAEYYGPVYIRLGRAATPDVHGEGYKFEIGKGEILREGKDVALIGTGIMVAKCLEAADELAKEGIEATVVNIGTIKPLDEELVIKVAKATGKVVTAEEHSIIGGLGSAVAEVLSEKCPTKMARIGVKDQFGASGSPKLLLEKYGLTAKDIVAAAKGL; from the coding sequence ATGAGTGTAGCAACTAGACAATCTTATAGTGAAGCTATTGTTGAGCTTTCTAATAATCCTAGTATTGTAGTATTAGATGCTGATTTAGCGGCAGCAACAAAATCCGGTGCTTTTAAAAAAGCTTGTCCGGAAAGATTTTTTGATATGGGAATTGCTGAACAAGATATGATTTGTACAGCAGCTGGTCTTGCAACTTGTGGGAAAATTCCATTTGCAAGTACATTTGCAATGTTTGCGGCAGGTCGTGCGTTTGAGCAAATTCGCAATTCTGTAGCGTATCCTAAATTAAATGTGAAAATTGCTGTTACTCATGCGGGGATTACTGTAGGGGAAGATGGTGGTAGCCATCAAGCGATTGAAGATATTTCTTTAATGAGAAGCATCCCTAATATGGTTGTATTAAATCCAGCCGATGATGCAGAAGCTAAACAAGCAGTAAAAGCAGCGGCAGAGTATTATGGTCCTGTATACATTCGTTTGGGTAGAGCAGCAACACCTGATGTACATGGCGAAGGGTATAAATTTGAAATTGGTAAAGGCGAAATTTTACGTGAAGGTAAAGATGTAGCGTTAATTGGTACTGGTATTATGGTAGCGAAATGTTTAGAAGCAGCAGATGAACTTGCAAAAGAAGGCATCGAAGCTACAGTCGTTAATATCGGAACAATTAAGCCTTTAGATGAAGAGTTGGTAATCAAAGTTGCTAAAGCGACTGGTAAAGTTGTGACAGCAGAAGAACACAGCATTATCGGTGGATTAGGTTCTGCAGTTGCTGAAGTTTTATCGGAAAAATGTCCAACAAAAATGGCGAGAATTGGTGTGAAAGATCAATTTGGTGCTTCAGGCAGTCCTAAATTATTGCTTGAAAAGTACGGTTTAACAGCAAAAGATATCGTAGCAGCAGCAAAAGGATTATAA
- a CDS encoding PTS sugar transporter subunit IIB, producing the protein MKRIFVACGSGVATSQTVASKIASMCEDYGLEVMVEAVDIKSLESIIDQCDIYVSIVSSGANNWNVPTISGIPFLTGIGMEEEFEKLQEYIRA; encoded by the coding sequence ATGAAAAGAATTTTTGTGGCATGTGGATCAGGGGTAGCAACATCTCAAACGGTAGCATCGAAAATCGCCAGTATGTGTGAAGATTATGGTTTGGAAGTAATGGTGGAAGCTGTAGATATCAAGTCGTTAGAAAGTATTATTGATCAATGTGATATTTATGTTTCTATCGTATCTAGTGGAGCAAATAATTGGAATGTACCAACAATTAGCGGAATTCCATTTTTGACAGGGATAGGAATGGAAGAAGAATTTGAAAAGTTACAAGAATATATTAGAGCTTGA
- a CDS encoding cysteate racemase produces MRNIGIIGGMGPMASVDLFAKITALTMASSDQEHIHVFVDSNPEIPDRTKAILEGGTNPVPALVRSAHNLESLDADIIIMACNTAHYFFDEIKQAVQADMINMIEETALEAKRRKLSKVGLLATSGTYRTGLYEKFFYQYDIEIVNAPTDMEKNIMDLIYHGVKAGRKDYPLDGIQAVLSAMRMQGVDTFILGCTELPVAFQMYQIKANVIDPTEVLARSAIRAAGKMIVS; encoded by the coding sequence ATGAGAAATATAGGAATTATTGGCGGAATGGGGCCAATGGCTTCAGTAGATTTATTTGCAAAAATTACAGCTCTTACAATGGCAAGCTCTGATCAGGAACATATTCATGTTTTTGTCGACAGTAATCCGGAGATTCCTGATCGAACGAAGGCAATATTAGAAGGTGGGACAAATCCAGTGCCTGCCTTGGTTCGTTCAGCGCATAATCTCGAATCTTTGGATGCCGATATTATTATTATGGCATGTAATACAGCACATTATTTTTTTGATGAAATCAAGCAGGCTGTTCAAGCAGATATGATTAATATGATTGAAGAAACTGCATTAGAAGCAAAGCGCAGAAAGCTATCTAAAGTTGGATTGCTTGCAACAAGCGGCACATACCGAACGGGGTTATATGAAAAGTTTTTTTATCAATATGACATCGAAATTGTGAACGCACCAACAGACATGGAAAAAAATATTATGGACTTGATTTACCATGGGGTTAAAGCCGGAAGAAAAGATTATCCGTTAGATGGAATTCAAGCAGTGTTATCTGCAATGAGAATGCAAGGTGTAGATACCTTTATTTTAGGATGTACGGAATTACCAGTAGCCTTTCAAATGTATCAAATAAAAGCAAATGTGATTGACCCGACGGAAGTTTTGGCGCGTAGTGCTATCAGAGCAGCTGGGAAGATGATTGTAAGCTAG
- a CDS encoding PTS sugar transporter subunit IIA gives MAENVSLLHENLVLLDYESEDDRETLLTNLAGILQREGYVKESYLEAILTREREYPTGLNTPGIKVVIPHAAPQHVNQAAILAVKLKSPVTFKEMGNSGKDVEAKLIFMLAVTDPQGHLQTLSKLMAIFSDGEKLTDLYNSLTKQAFIEKLSRILA, from the coding sequence ATGGCAGAGAATGTATCTTTATTACATGAGAATTTGGTGTTGCTTGATTACGAAAGCGAAGATGACCGTGAAACTCTTTTAACGAATTTAGCGGGGATTTTACAAAGAGAAGGCTATGTGAAGGAAAGTTATTTGGAGGCGATTTTAACGCGCGAACGGGAGTATCCAACTGGCTTAAATACTCCGGGGATAAAAGTTGTTATCCCTCATGCAGCACCACAGCACGTAAATCAAGCGGCAATTTTAGCAGTGAAACTAAAATCCCCGGTGACGTTTAAAGAGATGGGCAATAGCGGTAAAGATGTAGAAGCAAAATTGATATTTATGTTAGCCGTTACTGATCCGCAGGGGCATTTACAAACATTGAGTAAGTTAATGGCGATTTTTTCTGATGGTGAAAAATTAACGGATTTATATAATTCATTGACGAAGCAAGCATTTATCGAAAAGTTAAGCCGTATTTTAGCTTAA
- a CDS encoding MurR/RpiR family transcriptional regulator — MTIEERGYEAKLSKNESLVFEFIMKEKERACFLTSTDIATELNVSDSSVIRLSRKLGYGSFAELKKDLQNEVSQKSFTLQKTNVPYKKLKQVDKLSEFELIEAIHESAKVKIMQDLTTNQSEKYIEVANLLKKAKKIYVVGFRTCSGMAEYFANMLSFVFPFVNHVTSVSSMVDELMDIDESDVMILISYPRYSKGAYYALEMAKEAGARIVVFTDKLTSPITNGATKVIANNIDSLTFTNSFINLILSIEVVVSLVAKQNEKQSSQRLKRIEKYLNKTGQY, encoded by the coding sequence ATGACGATAGAAGAGCGCGGTTATGAAGCGAAACTTTCGAAAAATGAAAGTCTTGTTTTCGAATTCATTATGAAAGAAAAAGAACGGGCTTGTTTTTTGACTTCTACAGATATTGCAACGGAGCTTAATGTGAGCGATTCATCAGTGATTCGCTTGTCGAGAAAGCTAGGGTATGGTAGTTTTGCTGAACTAAAAAAAGATTTGCAAAATGAAGTTTCTCAAAAATCGTTTACTTTACAGAAAACGAATGTTCCCTATAAAAAATTAAAGCAAGTAGATAAGTTGTCAGAATTCGAATTAATTGAAGCCATTCATGAGAGTGCAAAAGTAAAAATCATGCAGGACTTGACGACAAATCAGTCAGAAAAATATATTGAAGTTGCAAATCTGCTAAAAAAAGCGAAAAAAATTTATGTAGTTGGATTTCGCACATGTTCGGGAATGGCGGAATATTTTGCAAATATGTTATCTTTTGTTTTTCCTTTCGTGAATCATGTAACGAGTGTGAGTAGCATGGTCGATGAACTCATGGATATAGATGAAAGCGATGTGATGATTCTCATTAGTTATCCAAGGTATAGTAAAGGGGCATATTATGCACTGGAAATGGCAAAAGAAGCAGGAGCAAGAATTGTTGTCTTTACTGATAAGTTAACTTCGCCGATTACAAATGGCGCAACAAAGGTAATTGCAAATAACATTGATTCACTTACTTTTACGAATTCTTTTATCAATTTAATATTATCTATTGAAGTGGTAGTAAGCCTTGTGGCGAAGCAAAATGAAAAGCAAAGTAGCCAACGCTTAAAGCGCATCGAAAAATACTTAAATAAGACTGGTCAATATTAA